The proteins below come from a single Magallana gigas chromosome 10, xbMagGiga1.1, whole genome shotgun sequence genomic window:
- the LOC136272339 gene encoding E3 ubiquitin-protein ligase TRIM71-like, with amino-acid sequence MDPRSSAQDVHRCDLCETAIVHSYCDFCHFNLCKLCIADHISDGYDKHKIVPFQERRSTLIYPKCGTHSHKNCDLQCKNCNDIFVCSSCTASETHKGHIFVEVSEVYTTKKNAIADEANKLENLISPTYEEIALDLENQLANLDGGYEKLTTAMSKQGEQWHREIDIVVNKMKTEISEIKVKHRNLLQKHLDEIKQTQALIKQSLLAIEELKKSTKVSPTIEYSSKIREFSKLPPKVKVTLPTFIPKPLDHKKLNHLFGQITPLSTATEENVLSLNKPNTSVRELLDEPELVATIQTGYQNVTSVTYLNEDCVWTCGFTKDIKCFNIKGELLHTVSNKSKQRPNDIAVDSDGNLLFSDSKSRTVNKVNNGQTEELIRLQGWWPGYLCVTSNGDLLVTMVSGNDYQFKVVRYSGSTEKQTIQFDDGGKPLYSRNINVKYITENRNHDICVADSEANAVVVVNQDGKLRWRYIGHPSVTKKNPFKPFGITTDSQSRILTADRDNHRIHILNQEGQFLRYIDNCDLEYPYGLCVDNNDNLFVSEQLNGNVKKIKFLR; translated from the coding sequence ATGGATCCTCGTTCTAGTGCCCAGGACGTGcaccgatgtgacctttgtgagaccgccatagtacacagctactgtgacttttgtcattTCAACCTCTGCAAGCTTTGTATAGCTGATCACATCTCAgatggatatgacaaacataaaatagtcccTTTCCAGGAGCGAAGATCAACTCTGATTTACCCAAAATGTGGGACACATTCACACAAAAACTGTGACTTGCAGTGCAAGAATTGCAACGACATATTTGTTTGTTCTTCTTGTACTGCATCAGAAACACATAAAGGACATATTTTTGTAGAAGTTTCAGAAGTTTACACGACAAAGAAAAATGCTATTGCGGACGAGGCAAATAAATTAGAAAACCTTATTTCTCCTACATATGAAGAAATTGCACTCGACTTGGAAAATCAGCTTGCCAACctggatggaggatatgagaaacttacGACAGcaatgtccaaacaaggagagcaatggcacagagaaatcgacatcgttgtcaataaaatgaaaactgaaatcagcGAGATTAAAGTAAAACACAGAAACTTATTACAAAAACACTTGGATGAAATTAAACAGACACAGGCTCTCATAAAACAATCATTACTAGCCATAGAAGAACTCAAGAAATCCACTAAAGTATCTCCTACCATTGAATACAGCTCAAAGATCAGAGAGTTCAGCAAGCTGCCACCCAAAGTGAAGGTTACACTGCcaacattcattccaaaaccaTTAGACCATAAAAAGTTGAATCACTTGTTTGGACAGATCACTCCTTTGTCTACTGCTACAGAAGAGAATGTCTTGTCATTAAACAAACCCAACACTTCAGTGAGAGAACTACTGGATGAACCGGAGCTTGTTGCCACAATACAGACAGGGTATCAAAATGTTACCAGTGTTACCTATCTAAATGAAGATTGTGTTTGGACATGTGGATTTACAAAGGATATTAAATGCTTTAACATTAAAGGTGAATTGCTTCATACAGTAAGCAACAAATCAAAACAACGACCCAATGATATAGCTGTAGACAGTGATGGGAATTTACTTTTCAGTGACTCGAAATCAAGGACAGTGAATAAAGTAAATAATGGACAGACAGAAGAGTTGATCAGATTACAGGGATGGTGGCCTGGTTATCTGTGTGTCACCTCTAAtggtgatctcctggttacTATGGTCAGTGGTAATGACTATCAATTcaaagttgtccgttactcgggatctacagagaaacaaacaattcagttTGATGATGGAGGTAAACCTCTGTACTCAAGGaatataaatgttaaatacatcactgagaacagaaaccatgacatctgtgtagctgactctGAGGCTAATGCAGTTGTAGTGGTTAATCAGgacgggaaactcagatggagatacatCGGTCATCCTTCagttaccaaaaaaaacccatttaaacCATttggtatcacaacagacagtcagagtcgtaTCCTGACAGCGGACAGGGACAACCATCGTATCCACATTCTGAATCAGGAaggacagtttctccgttacattgataactgtgatctggAATATCCGtatggtttatgtgtggacaataatgacaatctgtttgtATCAGAACAATTGAAcggcaatgtaaagaaaataaaatttctcagATAG